From a region of the Flavobacterium sediminilitoris genome:
- a CDS encoding response regulator transcription factor, whose product MFSKVIIAEDIDGLNFAVVQALKELDILEEQIDYAKYCDDALLKMRKALQDNEPYDLLITDLSFKEDHRKNELKLHSGEDLIQTVRIVQPNIKIIAFSIEDKPYRIKNLFDSYEINAFVMKGRNSIPELKKAIQTVFNSKEKYISPNIAHVFQDKTDNEIDDYDLELIKQLSNGVSQEEMEFKFKELGITPNSKSTIEKRISKLKIYFKANNTVHLIAMAKDLGLV is encoded by the coding sequence ATGTTTTCAAAAGTAATAATTGCCGAAGATATTGATGGATTAAATTTTGCAGTTGTGCAAGCTCTTAAAGAATTAGATATTCTGGAAGAACAAATTGACTATGCTAAATATTGCGACGATGCTTTATTAAAAATGAGAAAAGCATTACAAGACAATGAACCGTATGATTTACTAATTACAGATCTTTCATTTAAAGAAGATCACAGAAAAAATGAACTTAAACTTCATTCAGGAGAAGATTTAATACAAACCGTTAGAATAGTACAACCTAATATAAAAATTATAGCTTTTTCAATAGAAGATAAACCATATAGAATAAAAAACCTTTTCGATAGCTATGAAATTAATGCTTTTGTGATGAAAGGAAGAAATAGCATTCCAGAGTTGAAAAAAGCAATTCAAACCGTTTTTAATTCAAAAGAAAAATATATTTCTCCAAATATTGCTCATGTATTTCAAGACAAAACAGATAATGAAATAGACGACTATGATTTAGAGTTAATAAAACAGCTTTCCAATGGCGTTTCACAAGAAGAAATGGAATTCAAATTCAAAGAACTAGGCATAACACCTAATAGTAAAAGTACTATTGAAAAACGCATTAGCAAGTTAAAAATTTACTTTAAAGCCAATAACACAGTACATTTAATAGCAATGGCAAAAGATTTAGGATTAGTGTAA
- a CDS encoding response regulator: MKTLLVDDHMLFLEGLESILESYGELDLLPPVTRGKEALEIILNTTVDFLITDLNLPDVSGVDLILKIKKEKPQIPILVLSMDCDRKEVKSILNAGSEGFILKIAGKQELCRAIHKIINGGTYYSSEITAIMMEIINNKSGSSLQTNCLTVREMEILDLICKEYSNKEISEKLFISISTIETHRSSMFCKTGSKNVVGLVRYAVENELVTW; encoded by the coding sequence TTGAAAACACTATTAGTAGATGATCATATGTTATTTTTAGAAGGTCTAGAATCAATTTTAGAATCTTATGGAGAACTAGATTTATTGCCTCCAGTAACTAGAGGAAAAGAAGCTTTAGAAATTATTTTAAATACTACAGTCGATTTTTTAATTACAGATTTAAATTTACCAGACGTTAGCGGTGTAGATTTAATACTTAAAATCAAAAAAGAAAAACCACAAATTCCAATACTTGTATTAAGCATGGATTGTGATAGAAAAGAAGTGAAAAGTATTTTAAATGCAGGATCAGAAGGTTTTATCTTAAAAATTGCGGGTAAACAAGAATTGTGTAGAGCCATACACAAAATAATTAATGGAGGCACTTATTACAGTAGTGAGATTACTGCTATTATGATGGAAATTATAAATAATAAATCGGGAAGTAGCCTTCAAACTAATTGTTTAACTGTAAGAGAAATGGAAATATTAGATTTAATTTGTAAAGAATATTCGAATAAAGAAATTTCTGAAAAATTATTTATAAGTATAAGTACCATAGAAACACATCGAAGTAGTATGTTTTGTAAAACAGGATCAAAAAATGTAGTAGGTTTGGTACGATATGCCGTCGAAAATGAATTGGTTACATGGTGA
- a CDS encoding excalibur calcium-binding domain-containing protein, whose amino-acid sequence MKQSKKYYDQENKVINTHFNSTVKNNNFNSSYFLLIAICIMLFSFTSCSESSDSDEVIVSNCPTKNCSDFSTQSQAQSTFNSNRNCYKNLDADGDGIACENLPN is encoded by the coding sequence ATGAAACAGAGTAAAAAATATTATGACCAAGAGAATAAAGTTATAAATACTCATTTTAATTCGACAGTAAAAAACAACAACTTTAATTCTAGTTATTTCTTATTGATTGCAATTTGTATCATGCTTTTTTCATTTACTTCATGTTCTGAAAGTTCTGACTCCGATGAAGTAATTGTTTCAAATTGTCCAACAAAGAATTGCTCAGATTTTTCAACACAATCTCAAGCGCAATCTACATTTAATAGTAACAGAAATTGTTATAAGAATTTGGATGCAGATGGTGATGGAATAGCTTGTGAAAACTTACCTAATTAA
- a CDS encoding endonuclease/exonuclease/phosphatase family protein produces MKPQFIFLALLFCLCTFSQIKICSWNIENLGTSKSAEDIIYMANTLKGFDVVAVQEVVVSESGAKTVALLVDELNRKGAQWDYVISNPTSGSAYKAERYAFLWKPSKVKKIGEAFLEPTYVEEIEREPYLATFKFGEKEITLVNFHAKTKKLQPETEIKYFKFLPALYPNKNLVFIGDFNCPQSHTVFFPLRKMGYQPVFVNQKTSLRQKCINEEDCLASEFDNIFYNTKTVEVKEFGIIPFYKDFNDLREARNISDHIPIWFVCY; encoded by the coding sequence ATGAAGCCCCAATTTATTTTCTTAGCCCTACTATTTTGTCTGTGTACTTTTAGTCAAATTAAAATCTGCTCTTGGAACATAGAAAATTTAGGCACATCCAAATCAGCAGAAGACATAATTTATATGGCAAACACTTTAAAAGGATTTGATGTTGTAGCAGTGCAAGAAGTAGTAGTAAGCGAAAGTGGAGCAAAAACAGTCGCTTTATTAGTAGACGAACTAAATCGAAAAGGAGCACAATGGGATTATGTAATAAGCAATCCAACATCGGGTAGTGCTTATAAAGCCGAACGTTATGCATTCTTATGGAAACCAAGCAAAGTAAAAAAAATAGGAGAAGCTTTTCTGGAACCAACCTATGTAGAAGAAATAGAAAGAGAACCCTATTTGGCAACTTTTAAATTTGGTGAAAAAGAAATAACACTAGTTAATTTTCATGCTAAAACCAAAAAGCTACAACCCGAAACCGAAATAAAATATTTTAAGTTTCTACCAGCCTTGTATCCTAACAAAAATTTGGTGTTTATAGGTGATTTCAATTGTCCACAATCGCACACCGTTTTCTTTCCGTTGCGAAAAATGGGTTACCAACCTGTTTTTGTAAATCAAAAAACCTCACTTCGTCAAAAATGCATTAACGAAGAAGATTGTTTGGCTTCAGAATTTGATAATATATTTTATAATACTAAAACAGTTGAGGTTAAAGAATTTGGAATCATTCCCTTTTATAAAGATTTTAACGATTTACGTGAAGCTAGAAATATCTCAGATCATATTCCTATTTGGTTTGTGTGTTATTAA
- a CDS encoding DUF4236 domain-containing protein — protein MGFRFQKRIKLTKNVGLNVSKSGIIPSIKTKRGSVSTKGYSVRTGISGVNYRKSFGKAENSGCLLFLALSILIMTILIKF, from the coding sequence ATGGGCTTTCGTTTTCAGAAAAGAATAAAGCTAACTAAGAATGTAGGTTTAAATGTTAGTAAATCAGGAATTATTCCTAGTATAAAAACTAAGAGAGGTTCAGTAAGCACAAAAGGATATTCAGTTAGGACAGGAATTTCGGGAGTTAATTATAGAAAGAGTTTTGGCAAAGCGGAAAATAGTGGTTGTTTACTTTTTTTAGCTTTATCAATTCTGATAATGACAATTTTAATTAAATTTTAA
- a CDS encoding ABC transporter permease, whose protein sequence is MKSFNQLFSLKKAESIDNNSVFENNENSEDKERIRITYYQSGFAASVKATGRPIVFKACLENLYHSFEDQCRKQNDEQERLKQPYREEQEKAKIELKKYETGLLIHEKKEEEINKSIEELKFEIVEVRKNPEKYLDGIKGLTAQFYIGLVLLLPITLYLLVFYVSASYSSFFKEFTDDSLTAAIFDKDAFNNAFNDSWLEGILVVTIPFVFMGLGYIIHMIQKGKGIKNTIRLVSLFTLTFLFDGLLAYIIEKKIYDFNKTPDSPLYNLQIALGEAEFWMIIFAGFVVYVIWGLVFDFVMKEFEKLDAIKVFIRSKKEEIKNLENQLTKVIEKINELKNKVIDEAGKISILHSKIAGFIFPVKEYLNYHNQYKEGWFQAIGTEIALAINEKELLLHNCEATANKHLEELNLINPDFQHLVYSKN, encoded by the coding sequence ATGAAATCATTTAACCAACTTTTTAGTCTTAAAAAAGCAGAATCAATTGATAATAATTCTGTCTTTGAAAATAATGAAAACAGTGAAGACAAAGAAAGAATTAGAATAACCTATTATCAAAGTGGTTTTGCAGCTTCTGTAAAAGCAACTGGAAGACCAATAGTTTTTAAAGCTTGTTTAGAAAATCTTTACCATAGTTTTGAAGATCAGTGTAGAAAACAAAATGACGAACAGGAAAGGCTAAAACAACCTTATAGAGAAGAACAAGAAAAAGCTAAAATAGAATTAAAAAAATATGAAACAGGATTACTTATACATGAAAAAAAAGAAGAAGAAATAAATAAATCTATTGAAGAGTTAAAATTTGAAATTGTTGAAGTAAGAAAGAATCCAGAAAAGTATTTAGATGGGATAAAAGGGCTAACTGCTCAATTTTATATAGGTCTTGTCTTATTGCTACCAATCACTTTATATCTTTTAGTTTTTTATGTTTCAGCTTCTTATTCTTCTTTTTTTAAAGAGTTTACAGACGATAGTTTAACTGCTGCAATTTTTGATAAAGATGCATTTAATAATGCCTTTAATGATAGTTGGTTAGAAGGAATACTGGTTGTTACTATACCTTTTGTTTTTATGGGACTAGGTTATATAATACACATGATTCAGAAAGGGAAGGGGATAAAAAACACTATTCGATTGGTGTCTCTTTTTACACTTACTTTTTTATTTGATGGTTTATTAGCTTATATAATTGAAAAGAAAATATATGATTTTAATAAGACACCAGATTCACCACTTTATAATTTACAAATTGCACTTGGGGAAGCAGAGTTTTGGATGATCATATTTGCAGGTTTTGTAGTTTACGTAATTTGGGGATTAGTATTTGATTTTGTAATGAAAGAATTTGAAAAATTAGATGCAATAAAAGTTTTTATAAGATCTAAAAAAGAGGAGATTAAAAATCTTGAAAATCAGTTAACAAAAGTCATTGAGAAAATTAATGAACTAAAAAATAAGGTTATTGATGAGGCTGGAAAAATAAGTATTCTTCATTCAAAAATTGCAGGTTTTATTTTTCCGGTAAAGGAATATTTAAATTATCATAACCAATATAAAGAAGGATGGTTTCAAGCAATAGGAACTGAAATTGCTTTAGCTATAAATGAAAAAGAGCTCCTTTTGCATAACTGTGAAGCAACTGCAAATAAACATTTAGAGGAATTAAACTTGATTAATCCTGATTTTCAACATTTAGTTTATTCAAAAAATTAA
- a CDS encoding tetratricopeptide repeat-containing sensor histidine kinase — MKHFPFLFLFLLFISCDNFKNNLLNNKDEYETLKKKGYDKFMAEDYDSSYFYFDQARIICNSNNPNDRIYPMLFLADIQKIKSDFNGVEETVTEALKISENSKFNSNLYNLLGISYEEKLDYDKAIKNYRLSLKNTSSEKYKIIINNNIGVIYLKKGNYPKTIQILEPLLKLDTLKHDRVEYARIIDNLGFAYFNNGDKNKAYHYISESLRIRDSLGDEYKKLAPLMHLARFFKDSITSESNRFALNAYNIATKVNSPDDRLEALDILIRNSFEIGQFKKYYHKFSSLKDSIEFVRQTAKNQFANIKYNSDKAIKEKEKERVQKERLGISLILFMIISTLIFFLIRSKNKREKLKIAYTTETRISKRLHDELANDVFNTMTFIETQDLQNKDNKESILQDLDVIYDKARNISKQTSGVKTGKDFGNLLNEMLMSYKSDEVNIIKKGSNEINWELISAEKQIEIHRVLQELLVNMKKYSKAEVVVIGFKEQEKSIQISYSDNGVGFEKEKITKNGLQNVENRIHSIKGTIIFESEINKGVKINIEFPK; from the coding sequence ATGAAACATTTCCCGTTTTTATTTTTATTTCTTTTATTCATTTCATGTGATAATTTCAAGAATAATTTATTGAACAATAAGGATGAATATGAAACTCTAAAAAAGAAAGGCTACGATAAATTCATGGCTGAAGATTATGACAGTTCCTATTTTTATTTTGATCAAGCTAGAATAATATGTAATTCAAATAATCCAAATGATAGAATATATCCAATGTTATTCTTAGCTGATATACAGAAAATAAAATCAGATTTTAATGGTGTGGAAGAAACAGTAACAGAAGCACTAAAAATCAGTGAAAATTCAAAATTTAATTCAAACCTCTATAATCTATTAGGAATTTCATATGAAGAAAAATTAGACTATGATAAAGCTATAAAAAATTATAGGTTATCGTTGAAAAATACTAGTAGTGAAAAATACAAAATAATAATAAATAATAATATAGGTGTAATTTATTTAAAAAAAGGAAATTATCCTAAAACTATACAAATTCTTGAGCCATTACTAAAATTAGACACTTTAAAACATGATAGAGTTGAATATGCACGAATAATTGATAATTTAGGTTTTGCTTATTTTAATAATGGAGACAAAAATAAAGCCTATCATTATATTTCAGAGTCATTAAGGATTAGAGATAGTTTAGGAGATGAATATAAAAAATTAGCTCCATTAATGCATTTAGCACGTTTTTTTAAAGATTCTATTACTTCAGAATCGAATAGATTTGCTTTAAATGCTTATAATATTGCTACTAAAGTGAATAGTCCAGATGATAGATTAGAAGCATTGGATATTTTGATAAGAAATTCTTTTGAAATAGGGCAATTTAAAAAGTATTATCACAAATTTAGTTCTTTAAAAGACAGTATAGAATTTGTTAGGCAAACTGCTAAGAACCAATTTGCAAATATTAAATATAATTCGGATAAAGCTATAAAAGAAAAAGAAAAAGAAAGAGTACAAAAGGAAAGATTAGGCATTAGTTTAATCCTCTTTATGATAATCTCAACTTTAATCTTTTTCCTAATTCGTTCCAAAAATAAAAGAGAAAAGCTGAAAATCGCCTATACAACCGAAACCCGAATTTCCAAAAGACTACACGATGAGTTAGCTAATGATGTTTTTAATACCATGACCTTTATTGAAACGCAAGATTTGCAAAACAAAGACAATAAAGAAAGTATATTACAAGATCTAGATGTTATTTATGATAAAGCACGAAATATTTCCAAGCAAACCAGTGGTGTAAAAACAGGAAAAGATTTTGGTAATTTATTAAATGAAATGCTAATGAGTTACAAATCGGACGAAGTAAATATCATTAAAAAAGGAAGTAATGAAATTAATTGGGAATTAATAAGTGCCGAAAAACAAATTGAAATTCACCGTGTTTTGCAAGAATTGTTAGTCAATATGAAAAAATATAGCAAAGCAGAGGTAGTTGTAATAGGATTTAAAGAACAAGAAAAAAGCATACAAATCAGCTATTCAGATAATGGAGTAGGATTTGAAAAAGAAAAAATTACTAAAAACGGACTTCAGAATGTGGAAAACCGTATTCATAGCATAAAAGGAACTATTATTTTTGAATCAGAAATAAACAAAGGAGTGAAAATTAATATTGAATTTCCCAAATAA
- a CDS encoding DUF4041 domain-containing protein gives MGLFDFFKKRELLIIEELKAKLDRYKSIIDIEEETINKKEELKSIINEKENELNIIIDSKSKIISDLDIKVETLNSDYKEALETYKKLRKEVNLYESKLDLIEFGIYEPVYDFDKSEQYRIEQQGIIEKQKELVRLEKAAKCTINWTIDGSVTKGKANTKKFIKLVLRAFNGECSSFIAKVKWNNVNQMKERIIKSYEAINKLGENSAVFIEKEYLDLKIKELILEYEFQAKRQQEKEELRAIQEELREEEKARREFEQAQKEAEKDEINYKKALDKARKEIGSAIGDKHDKLLEHIEKLEKELLEAQEKKERALSMAQQTKRGHVYIISNIGSFGENVYKIGMTRRLEPLDRVKELGDASVPFKFDVHAMIYSDEAPTLENELHKTFADRKVNMLNYRKEFFNVSLNEIEQKISQLGFDAEFIKLPEAMEYRETLSIIQKIKNQEPIQTVEEQILNEFPISLK, from the coding sequence ATGGGATTATTTGATTTTTTTAAAAAAAGAGAACTTTTAATAATAGAAGAATTAAAAGCTAAACTAGATAGATATAAGTCAATAATAGATATTGAAGAAGAAACTATTAATAAAAAGGAAGAATTAAAAAGTATTATAAATGAAAAAGAAAATGAATTAAATATAATCATAGACTCTAAGTCAAAAATAATTAGTGATTTAGATATTAAAGTTGAAACTTTAAATTCAGATTATAAAGAAGCGTTAGAAACATATAAAAAGTTAAGAAAAGAAGTAAATCTTTATGAATCAAAGTTAGACTTAATTGAGTTTGGTATTTATGAACCAGTTTATGACTTTGATAAGTCTGAGCAATATAGAATTGAGCAGCAAGGAATTATAGAAAAACAAAAAGAATTAGTAAGATTAGAAAAAGCTGCCAAATGCACAATAAATTGGACTATTGATGGTAGTGTTACTAAAGGTAAAGCAAATACTAAGAAGTTTATAAAACTTGTTTTGAGAGCTTTTAATGGAGAATGTAGCTCATTTATTGCAAAAGTCAAATGGAATAATGTCAATCAAATGAAAGAACGTATCATTAAGTCATATGAAGCAATTAATAAGTTAGGTGAAAATTCGGCTGTTTTTATAGAAAAAGAGTATCTAGATTTAAAAATTAAAGAATTAATACTTGAATATGAGTTTCAGGCTAAACGACAACAAGAAAAAGAAGAACTAAGAGCTATACAGGAAGAGCTAAGAGAAGAAGAGAAAGCAAGAAGAGAATTTGAACAGGCACAGAAAGAAGCAGAGAAAGACGAAATTAATTATAAAAAGGCGTTAGATAAAGCTAGGAAAGAGATAGGTTCTGCAATTGGAGATAAACATGATAAATTACTTGAACATATTGAGAAGTTAGAGAAAGAGCTTTTAGAAGCTCAAGAGAAAAAAGAGCGTGCACTTTCAATGGCTCAACAAACAAAGAGAGGACATGTATATATTATTTCAAATATTGGCTCCTTTGGTGAGAATGTATATAAAATTGGAATGACAAGAAGATTAGAGCCTCTAGACAGAGTTAAGGAATTGGGTGATGCATCAGTACCTTTTAAATTTGATGTTCATGCAATGATTTATTCTGATGAAGCTCCAACACTAGAAAATGAGCTTCATAAAACATTTGCAGACAGAAAAGTCAATATGCTCAATTATAGAAAAGAGTTTTTTAATGTATCACTTAATGAAATTGAACAAAAAATTAGTCAATTAGGATTTGATGCTGAGTTTATAAAGCTTCCTGAAGCTATGGAATATAGAGAGACGCTTTCTATAATACAAAAAATAAAAAATCAAGAACCAATTCAAACTGTTGAGGAACAGATTTTAAATGAGTTTCCTATTAGTTTGAAATAA